A genomic stretch from Caballeronia sp. LZ062 includes:
- the polA gene encoding DNA polymerase I encodes MPEELSLEGKTLLLVDGSSYLYRAYHAMPDLRGPDGGPTGALYGMVNMLRRLRREINAEYSACIFDAKGKTFRDDWYADYKANRPSMPDDLSKQIEPIHVAVRALGWPLVMIEGVEADDVIGTLAVQAEKRGMKVIVSTGDKDLAQLVTDHVTLINTMTNETLDRTGVVNKFGVPPERIVDYLSLIGDTVDNVPGVEKCGPKTALKWLTQYETLDGIVAHAGEIKGAVGDNLRKALDFLPMARKLVTVHTECDLASQIDSIEETLLTRPESRDELRDVFLRHGFKTWLREIEIADAVEGPTDTPPAEVTEIVHHYETVQTWEQFDAWLARIEAAEITSFDTETTSLDPMVAQIVGLSVAVEAGHAAYIPVAHRGPDAPVQLPRDEVLAKLKPWLENASKKKVGQHLKYDEQVLANHGIELNGVEHDTLLQSYVLESHRPHDMDNLALRHLGVKTIKYEDIAGKGAAQIGFDEVALDKAAEYAAEDADVTLRLHQALYPQVAEEEGLLRVYRDIEMPTARVLRKMERNGVLIDREKLDAQSNEIAKRLIELQGQAYEHAGGEFNLGSPKQIGQIFFEKLQLPVVKKTPSGAPSTDEEVLQKLAEDYPLPKVLLEHRALSKLKSTYTDKLPRMVNSATGRVHTNYAQAVAVTGRLSSNEPNLQNIPVRTGEGRRIREAFIAPPGSKIVSADYSQIELRIMAHISGDASLMRAFTEGEDVHRATASEVFSVTPREVDNDQRRIAKVINFGLIYGMSSFGLASNLGITRDAAKLYIDRYFARYPGVAAYMETTRVTAKMNGFVETVFGRRLWLPEINGGSGPRRQAAERAAINAPMQGTAADLIKMSMIAVQDWIEKAGMRTKMIMQVHDELVLEVPEEELPDVRKRLPELMCGVAELKVPLVAEVGVGDNWEEAH; translated from the coding sequence ATGCCTGAAGAACTCAGTCTTGAAGGTAAGACCCTGCTATTGGTCGACGGTTCTAGCTACTTGTACCGGGCTTACCATGCGATGCCTGACCTGCGTGGTCCCGACGGCGGTCCCACCGGCGCACTGTATGGGATGGTGAACATGCTGCGGCGCCTTCGCCGCGAAATCAATGCAGAGTATAGCGCGTGCATCTTCGACGCCAAGGGCAAGACCTTCCGCGACGACTGGTACGCCGACTACAAAGCCAACCGTCCTTCGATGCCCGACGACCTCAGCAAGCAGATCGAGCCCATTCATGTCGCCGTGCGCGCGCTGGGCTGGCCGCTCGTCATGATCGAAGGCGTGGAGGCTGACGACGTCATCGGCACGCTCGCCGTTCAGGCCGAAAAGCGCGGCATGAAGGTAATCGTGTCGACGGGCGACAAGGATCTGGCTCAGCTCGTGACGGATCATGTCACCCTCATCAATACGATGACCAACGAAACGCTCGATCGCACAGGCGTCGTGAACAAGTTCGGCGTGCCTCCAGAGCGCATCGTCGACTATCTGTCGCTCATCGGCGATACCGTCGACAATGTGCCCGGCGTCGAAAAGTGCGGACCCAAGACTGCGCTCAAGTGGCTCACGCAATACGAAACGCTCGATGGCATCGTCGCACACGCAGGCGAGATCAAAGGTGCGGTAGGAGACAATCTGCGCAAGGCTCTCGACTTCCTGCCGATGGCCAGAAAGCTCGTCACCGTGCACACGGAATGCGACCTCGCTTCGCAGATCGACTCCATCGAAGAGACGCTGCTAACGCGGCCCGAATCGCGCGACGAGCTGCGCGACGTCTTCCTGCGTCATGGCTTCAAGACCTGGCTGCGCGAGATCGAAATCGCGGATGCCGTCGAAGGCCCGACCGATACGCCGCCCGCCGAAGTCACCGAGATCGTTCATCACTACGAGACCGTGCAGACGTGGGAACAATTCGATGCATGGCTCGCGCGCATCGAAGCCGCCGAGATCACGTCGTTCGACACCGAAACCACGTCGCTCGATCCGATGGTCGCGCAGATCGTCGGCCTGTCCGTGGCGGTCGAAGCGGGGCATGCCGCGTACATTCCGGTGGCGCATCGCGGGCCGGACGCGCCCGTGCAGTTGCCGCGCGATGAAGTGCTCGCAAAGCTCAAGCCGTGGCTCGAGAATGCGTCGAAGAAGAAGGTCGGCCAGCATCTCAAGTACGACGAGCAAGTGCTCGCGAATCACGGCATCGAACTGAACGGCGTCGAGCACGACACGCTGCTCCAATCGTACGTGCTGGAGTCGCATCGTCCGCACGACATGGACAACCTCGCGTTGCGGCATCTCGGCGTGAAGACCATCAAGTACGAAGACATCGCGGGCAAGGGCGCGGCGCAAATCGGCTTCGACGAAGTGGCGCTGGACAAGGCCGCCGAATACGCAGCGGAGGACGCGGACGTCACGCTGCGCCTGCATCAGGCGCTTTATCCGCAGGTCGCGGAAGAGGAAGGCCTGCTGCGCGTGTACCGCGATATCGAGATGCCGACCGCCCGCGTGCTGCGCAAGATGGAGCGCAACGGCGTGCTGATCGACCGCGAGAAGCTCGACGCGCAAAGCAACGAAATCGCCAAGCGCCTGATCGAACTACAGGGGCAAGCCTACGAGCACGCTGGCGGCGAATTCAATCTAGGATCGCCGAAGCAGATCGGCCAGATCTTCTTCGAAAAGCTGCAATTGCCCGTCGTGAAAAAGACGCCGAGCGGCGCGCCTTCCACGGACGAAGAAGTGCTGCAAAAGCTGGCCGAAGACTATCCGCTGCCGAAGGTGCTGCTCGAACATCGCGCGCTCTCGAAGCTCAAGTCCACGTACACGGACAAGCTGCCGCGCATGGTCAATTCGGCCACGGGGCGCGTGCACACGAACTACGCGCAGGCCGTCGCGGTGACGGGGCGCTTGTCGTCGAACGAACCGAATTTGCAAAACATCCCGGTGCGAACGGGCGAAGGCCGGCGCATTCGCGAGGCATTCATTGCGCCGCCGGGCAGCAAGATCGTGTCGGCGGATTATTCGCAGATCGAACTTCGCATCATGGCGCACATTTCGGGCGATGCATCGCTCATGCGCGCGTTCACGGAAGGCGAGGACGTGCACCGCGCGACCGCATCGGAAGTGTTCAGCGTGACGCCGCGCGAAGTGGACAACGATCAGCGGCGCATCGCGAAGGTCATCAACTTCGGCCTGATCTACGGCATGAGTTCGTTCGGTCTCGCGTCGAATCTCGGGATCACGCGTGATGCGGCGAAGCTCTATATCGACCGCTATTTCGCACGCTATCCGGGCGTGGCCGCGTACATGGAAACCACGCGCGTCACGGCGAAGATGAACGGCTTCGTCGAGACCGTGTTCGGGCGGCGCCTGTGGCTGCCCGAGATCAATGGCGGCAGCGGTCCGCGCCGTCAGGCGGCCGAGCGCGCCGCGATCAACGCGCCGATGCAGGGCACCGCCGCCGACCTCATCAAGATGTCGATGATCGCCGTGCAGGACTGGATCGAAAAAGCGGGGATGCGCACGAAGATGATCATGCAGGTCCACGACGAACTCGTGCTCGAAGTGCCCGAAGAAGAACTGCCGGACGTGCGCAAGCGCCTGCCCGAACTGATGTGCGGCGTCGCCGAACTGAAGGTGCCGCTCGTGGCGGAAGTGGGCGTCGGCGACAACTGGGAGGAGGCGCACTGA
- a CDS encoding NAD(P)/FAD-dependent oxidoreductase: MHRFIIVGGGAGGLELATRLGDRFGSGEGKADAKTNAKAPRAQITLVDRNPTHIWKPLLHEVAAGSMDPFTQELEYAAQALWHGFEFQQGELIGLDRAAKRIKIGALRDDEAGELLPERELEYDTLVIAIGSTTHFFGVEGAQQYSIALDTVGQAELFRKRLIAACMRAEHVVPELAVAGAADAQEPVIVEAAPRIQIAIVGAGATGVELSAELRNTAQVLSAYGLHKLDPKNDIGIVLIEAGPRILPALQERVSTATAELLTKLGVKLMTGETVAQVSRDTIRTASGKIIRADLTVWAAGIKAPAVLGQLDGLPTNRLGQLIVRRTLQTEIDDNVFALGDCAACPWPGNERNVPPRAQAAHQQASFLFKAFARRMDGKPLPEYTYRDFGSLVSLGHYSAVGNLMGGLIGGNMLIEGLFARFMYMSLYRLHVAALHGYARMVLDTFAHWLRRSTAPRVKLH, from the coding sequence ATGCATCGCTTCATTATCGTCGGCGGCGGGGCCGGCGGTCTCGAACTCGCGACGCGTCTCGGCGACCGCTTCGGCTCCGGCGAAGGCAAGGCAGACGCGAAGACGAACGCCAAAGCGCCGCGCGCGCAGATCACACTCGTCGACCGCAATCCGACGCACATCTGGAAGCCGCTCTTGCACGAAGTCGCGGCGGGCAGCATGGACCCGTTCACGCAGGAACTCGAATACGCGGCGCAGGCGCTGTGGCACGGCTTCGAGTTTCAGCAAGGCGAGCTGATCGGCCTCGACCGCGCGGCGAAGCGCATTAAGATCGGCGCGCTGCGCGACGACGAAGCCGGCGAGCTGTTGCCCGAGCGCGAGCTGGAATACGACACGCTCGTGATCGCCATTGGCAGTACGACGCACTTCTTCGGCGTCGAGGGTGCGCAGCAGTATTCCATTGCGCTCGATACGGTCGGTCAGGCCGAGCTTTTTCGCAAACGGCTGATCGCCGCGTGCATGCGTGCCGAGCACGTCGTGCCCGAACTGGCCGTTGCAGGCGCAGCAGACGCGCAAGAGCCGGTAATCGTGGAAGCCGCGCCGCGCATTCAAATTGCGATTGTCGGCGCGGGCGCGACGGGCGTCGAACTCTCGGCGGAACTGCGCAATACGGCGCAAGTGCTGTCGGCATACGGCCTGCACAAGCTCGATCCGAAGAACGACATTGGCATCGTGCTGATCGAAGCGGGGCCGCGCATTCTGCCGGCGCTGCAGGAGCGCGTATCGACCGCGACGGCCGAGCTGCTCACGAAGCTCGGCGTGAAGCTGATGACGGGCGAGACCGTGGCGCAAGTCTCGCGTGACACCATCCGCACGGCGAGCGGCAAGATCATCCGCGCGGACCTGACGGTGTGGGCGGCGGGCATCAAGGCGCCTGCCGTGCTCGGCCAACTCGACGGTTTGCCGACGAATCGTCTCGGCCAGCTCATCGTGCGCCGCACGCTGCAAACCGAAATCGACGACAACGTCTTCGCGCTCGGCGATTGCGCGGCCTGTCCGTGGCCCGGCAACGAACGCAATGTGCCGCCGCGCGCGCAGGCGGCGCATCAGCAGGCGAGCTTTCTCTTCAAGGCGTTCGCGCGGCGCATGGACGGCAAGCCGCTGCCCGAATACACCTATCGCGATTTCGGCTCGCTCGTGTCGCTCGGGCATTACAGCGCGGTCGGCAATCTGATGGGCGGGTTGATCGGCGGCAACATGCTGATCGAAGGGCTCTTCGCGCGCTTCATGTACATGTCGCTGTACCGGCTGCACGTCGCGGCGCTGCATGGCTACGCGCGCATGGTGCTCGATACCTTCGCGCACTGGCTGCGCAGGTCTACCGCGCCTCGCGTGAAGCTGCACTGA
- a CDS encoding dienelactone hydrolase family protein — translation MLTPEVDSLIPHIPFNRRTFIKAAFGTGFAAAVLPVSAQTIHTDSDGLEAGAVGVRGADGTLVPAYRAQPLGKTHLPVIIVVHEIFGVHEHIADVCRRFAKLGYLAIAPDLYTRQGDASVYPSIQQLNDQLVSKVPDSQVISDIDETVKWAGEHGGDVKRLGITGFCWGGRIAWLYAEHNPRVKAAVAWYGRLTGNKTANSPSNPIDNAAELKVPVLGLYGRQDPSIPQDTIEQMKQAIANGPPSARGSQFVVYDDAPHAFFADYRPSYRKADAEDGWKRALAWFSEHGVK, via the coding sequence ATGCTGACACCCGAAGTCGACAGCCTCATCCCGCACATTCCCTTCAACCGGCGTACGTTCATCAAGGCCGCTTTCGGCACGGGCTTCGCGGCCGCGGTGCTGCCCGTCTCCGCCCAGACCATTCATACCGATTCCGACGGCCTCGAAGCCGGCGCTGTCGGCGTGCGCGGCGCGGACGGCACGCTCGTGCCTGCATATCGTGCGCAGCCGTTGGGCAAGACGCATCTGCCGGTCATCATCGTGGTCCACGAGATTTTCGGCGTGCACGAGCATATCGCCGATGTGTGCCGTCGCTTCGCAAAGCTCGGCTATCTGGCTATCGCGCCGGATCTTTACACGCGGCAAGGCGATGCCTCTGTGTATCCGTCGATTCAGCAACTCAACGATCAACTCGTCTCGAAGGTGCCGGACTCGCAGGTAATTTCCGATATCGACGAGACCGTGAAATGGGCCGGCGAGCATGGCGGCGATGTGAAGCGGCTCGGCATCACCGGCTTCTGCTGGGGCGGGCGCATTGCGTGGCTGTACGCCGAGCACAATCCGCGCGTGAAGGCGGCGGTGGCGTGGTACGGGCGACTCACCGGGAACAAGACGGCGAATTCGCCGAGCAATCCCATCGACAACGCCGCCGAGTTGAAAGTGCCCGTGCTCGGCCTGTATGGGCGGCAGGATCCGAGCATCCCGCAGGACACCATCGAGCAGATGAAGCAGGCTATCGCGAATGGGCCGCCGAGCGCGCGCGGCTCGCAGTTCGTGGTCTACGACGACGCGCCGCACGCATTTTTCGCGGATTATCGGCCGAGCTACCGCAAGGCGGACGCCGAGGACGGCTGGAAGCGCGCGCTCGCGTGGTTCAGCGAGCACGGCGTCAAGTAA
- a CDS encoding sulfurtransferase, translating to MPHTHYTTLISAANLADRLADAPGSVLVFDCRFDLAAPEAGETAYAAGHIPGAHYLHLDRDLSGIKTGTNGRHPLPERAALVEKLASFGLNEGQQVVAYDAQGGMYAARLWWLLRWLGHDSVALLDGGLQAWEAAGKPLNTAVPPKTPGTFKAGQPLQVTVDARAIERSIGTRDHLLIDARATDRYRGENETIDPVGGHIPGALNHFFKNNLTQEGRFKTAHELREAFESLIGGTPADRVVLQCGSGVTACHNALAMEIAGLHGAALYPGSWSEWSADPGRPVATGANP from the coding sequence ATGCCGCACACTCACTACACCACGCTCATTTCCGCGGCCAATCTCGCCGATCGGCTCGCCGACGCGCCCGGCAGCGTGCTCGTCTTCGACTGCCGGTTCGATCTCGCTGCCCCGGAAGCGGGCGAGACCGCCTACGCCGCTGGGCACATCCCCGGCGCGCATTACCTGCATCTGGACCGCGACCTCTCCGGTATTAAGACCGGCACGAACGGCCGGCATCCGTTGCCGGAGCGCGCGGCGCTCGTCGAGAAGCTCGCCAGCTTCGGCTTGAATGAAGGTCAGCAGGTCGTCGCCTACGACGCGCAGGGCGGCATGTACGCCGCGCGTCTCTGGTGGCTCTTGCGCTGGCTCGGGCATGATTCCGTCGCCTTGCTCGATGGCGGTCTGCAGGCGTGGGAAGCAGCGGGCAAGCCGCTCAACACAGCCGTGCCGCCGAAGACGCCGGGTACCTTCAAGGCCGGCCAGCCGCTTCAAGTCACCGTCGATGCGCGAGCGATCGAGCGCAGCATCGGCACACGCGATCATCTGTTGATCGATGCGCGCGCCACCGATCGTTATCGCGGCGAGAACGAAACCATCGATCCGGTCGGCGGCCATATTCCCGGCGCGCTGAATCACTTCTTCAAGAACAATCTGACGCAGGAAGGCCGCTTCAAGACCGCGCACGAACTGCGCGAAGCGTTCGAATCGCTGATCGGCGGGACGCCGGCGGATCGCGTGGTCTTGCAGTGCGGATCGGGCGTGACGGCGTGCCACAACGCGCTCGCCATGGAAATAGCCGGGCTGCACGGCGCGGCGCTGTATCCCGGCTCATGGAGCGAATGGAGCGCCGATCCGGGCCGCCCCGTCGCGACCGGCGCGAATCCGTGA
- a CDS encoding aromatic ring-hydroxylating dioxygenase subunit alpha, giving the protein MSNLSNALQLKAVHSQLPVTAYFDEALLTRELDILFKQGPRYIGHELMVPEAGNYFALPGEGEGRVLVRNQQNDIELLSNVCRHRQAIMLNGRGSADNIVCPLHRWTYDLSGQLLGAPHFADKPCLNLGATPLQNWQGLLFEAQGRNVAADLAKLGTARHFDFSGFMFDHVEVHECNYNWKTFIEVYLEDYHVAPFHPGLGSFVSCDNLEWEFGDWYSVQTVGVHKNLEKPGSPTYRKWHDEVLRFRNGAPPEFGAIWMVYYPGLMIEWYPHVLVVSWLIPRGTQKTTNIVEFYYPEEIALFEREFIEAERAAYMETAREDDEIAERMDAGRRALMSRGENQVGPYQSPMESGMQHFHEFLRHQLGTI; this is encoded by the coding sequence ATGTCCAATCTGAGCAATGCATTGCAGTTGAAGGCTGTTCATAGTCAACTGCCAGTCACGGCTTACTTTGACGAAGCGCTTCTTACGCGCGAACTCGACATACTTTTCAAGCAAGGTCCACGCTATATCGGGCACGAACTCATGGTCCCCGAAGCGGGGAACTATTTCGCGCTTCCGGGCGAGGGCGAAGGGCGCGTGCTCGTCCGCAACCAGCAAAACGACATCGAGCTGCTGTCGAACGTGTGCCGTCACCGTCAGGCGATCATGCTGAACGGGCGCGGCAGCGCGGACAACATCGTCTGCCCGCTGCATCGCTGGACGTACGATCTGAGCGGTCAGTTACTGGGCGCGCCGCATTTCGCGGACAAACCGTGCCTGAATCTGGGCGCCACGCCGCTGCAGAACTGGCAAGGGCTGCTCTTCGAAGCGCAGGGCCGCAACGTCGCGGCCGATCTCGCCAAGCTCGGCACGGCGCGTCACTTCGATTTCTCGGGCTTCATGTTCGATCACGTCGAAGTCCACGAGTGCAACTACAACTGGAAGACCTTCATCGAGGTCTATCTGGAGGACTACCACGTCGCGCCTTTCCATCCGGGCCTCGGCAGTTTCGTGTCGTGCGACAACCTGGAGTGGGAATTCGGCGACTGGTACAGCGTGCAGACGGTGGGCGTCCACAAGAATCTGGAAAAGCCCGGCAGCCCGACGTATCGCAAGTGGCACGACGAGGTGCTGCGCTTTCGCAACGGCGCGCCGCCGGAGTTCGGCGCCATCTGGATGGTGTACTACCCCGGTCTCATGATCGAGTGGTATCCGCACGTGCTCGTCGTGTCGTGGCTCATTCCGCGCGGCACACAGAAGACCACGAACATCGTCGAGTTCTATTACCCCGAAGAAATCGCGCTCTTCGAACGCGAATTCATCGAGGCCGAACGCGCGGCGTACATGGAAACGGCGCGCGAGGACGACGAAATCGCCGAGCGCATGGACGCCGGCCGTCGCGCGCTCATGTCGCGCGGCGAAAATCAGGTCGGGCCGTATCAAAGCCCGATGGAATCCGGCATGCAGCACTTCCACGAGTTCCTGCGGCATCAGCTCGGCACCATCTGA
- a CDS encoding exodeoxyribonuclease VII small subunit, with protein sequence MAKTAEDATSEEARADAPGADASPPPQNYEAALAELESLVARMEEGALSLEESLAAYRRGAALVGFCQQQLEKVEQQVRVLDGETLKPLPGDVQRATNDNGDDDL encoded by the coding sequence ATGGCGAAGACCGCAGAAGACGCAACAAGCGAAGAAGCCCGCGCCGATGCGCCGGGCGCGGACGCCTCGCCGCCTCCGCAGAATTACGAAGCGGCGCTGGCCGAACTCGAATCGCTCGTCGCGCGCATGGAAGAGGGCGCGCTCAGCCTCGAGGAATCGCTTGCGGCGTACCGCCGAGGGGCGGCGCTTGTAGGCTTTTGCCAACAGCAGCTCGAAAAAGTCGAGCAGCAGGTGCGCGTGCTCGACGGCGAGACGCTCAAACCGCTGCCTGGCGACGTTCAGCGCGCGACGAACGACAACGGGGACGACGACCTATGA
- a CDS encoding farnesyl diphosphate synthase, whose product MTFEQWMRGTLDRVETALEHYLPGTDIAPARLHEAMRYAVLGGGKRVRPLLVHAAGELTGARPQAVEAASAALEMIHVYSLVHDDMPAMDDDALRRGKPTVHIQYDEATALLVGDALQSQAFIALTAEGNGLSDRQQAALVRELAVASGSVGMAGGQAIDLESVGRKLSRPELETMHRKKTGALLRASVRMGALAGDELGADVLAALDQYAAAVGLAFQVVDDILDVTADSATLGKTAGKDAQHDKPTYVSIIGLDASRELAAQLGRDAHAAIQPFGARAQRLAELADLVVNRAH is encoded by the coding sequence ATGACTTTCGAACAATGGATGCGCGGCACGCTCGACCGCGTCGAAACCGCGCTCGAGCACTATCTTCCCGGCACGGACATCGCGCCGGCGCGTCTGCACGAAGCCATGCGCTATGCCGTGCTCGGCGGCGGCAAGCGCGTGCGTCCGCTTTTGGTTCACGCGGCCGGCGAACTCACGGGCGCGCGGCCGCAGGCCGTCGAAGCCGCGAGCGCCGCGCTGGAAATGATCCACGTCTATTCGCTCGTGCACGACGACATGCCCGCGATGGACGACGACGCCCTGCGTCGCGGCAAGCCCACGGTACACATTCAATATGACGAAGCGACGGCGCTGCTCGTCGGCGACGCGCTTCAGTCGCAGGCGTTCATTGCGCTGACGGCAGAGGGCAATGGTCTGTCGGATCGCCAGCAGGCTGCGCTCGTGCGCGAACTGGCGGTCGCGAGCGGCTCGGTCGGCATGGCCGGCGGGCAGGCCATCGACCTCGAAAGCGTCGGGCGCAAGCTGTCGCGGCCCGAACTGGAAACCATGCATCGCAAGAAGACGGGCGCGCTGTTGCGCGCGTCGGTGCGCATGGGCGCGCTTGCAGGCGACGAGCTGGGCGCGGACGTGCTCGCCGCGCTCGATCAATACGCCGCCGCCGTCGGGCTCGCGTTTCAGGTCGTCGACGACATCCTCGATGTCACGGCGGACTCCGCGACGCTCGGCAAAACCGCCGGGAAGGACGCGCAGCACGACAAGCCGACCTACGTGTCGATCATCGGTCTCGATGCGTCGCGCGAACTCGCGGCACAGCTTGGCCGCGACGCGCACGCCGCCATCCAGCCGTTCGGCGCGCGCGCCCAGCGCCTCGCCGAACTCGCCGACCTGGTCGTGAACCGGGCGCACTAA
- the dxs gene encoding 1-deoxy-D-xylulose-5-phosphate synthase, with amino-acid sequence MYDLLKTIDDPADLRALDRRQLQPLADELRAYVLDSVSQTGGHLSSNLGTVELTIALHYVFDTPNDRIVWDVGHQTYPHKILTGRRDRMPTLRQLNGISGFPRRSESEYDTFGTAHSSTSISAALGMAVANKLQGDNRYSIAVIGDGAMTAGMAFEAMNNAGVADDVPLLVILNDNDMSISPPVGALNRHLARLMSGRFYAAARAGVERVLRAAPPVLDLARKLEEHAKGMIVPATLFEEFGFNYIGPIDGHDLDSLIPTLQNIKELRGPQFLHVVTKKGQGYKLAEADPVLYHGPGKFNPAEGIKPSTAPSKKTYTQVFGEWLCDAAAQDSRVVGITPAMREGSGMVEFEKRFPDRYFDVGIAEQHAVTFAGGLAADGMKPVVAIYSTFLQRAYDQLIHDVALQNLPVVFAIDRAGLVGADGATHAGNYDLAFLRCIPNMTVMAASDENECRQMLYTALQQPNPTAVRYPRGAGAGVATVKQMTAIPLGKGEIRRQSSQKMGSGKRIAILAFGTMVAPSLAAAEELDATVANMRFVKPVDADLLRELAATHDALVTVEEGTIMGGAGSACVEALLASGVVKPVLQLGLPDVFIDHGDPAKLLASVGLDAAGIARSIRERFLSAVEAADKLTKRVA; translated from the coding sequence ATGTACGACTTGCTGAAAACAATCGACGATCCGGCCGATCTGCGTGCCCTCGATCGACGCCAACTGCAGCCGCTTGCCGACGAACTGCGGGCCTACGTGCTCGACAGCGTGTCGCAGACGGGCGGCCATCTGTCGTCCAACCTCGGCACGGTCGAGCTGACGATCGCGCTGCATTATGTGTTCGATACGCCGAACGACCGCATCGTCTGGGACGTCGGTCATCAGACGTATCCGCATAAGATCCTGACCGGACGCCGCGACCGGATGCCGACGCTGCGCCAGCTGAACGGCATATCGGGCTTTCCGCGCCGTAGCGAATCCGAATACGACACCTTCGGCACTGCGCATTCGAGCACGTCGATTTCGGCCGCGCTCGGCATGGCCGTCGCGAACAAGCTGCAAGGCGACAACCGCTATTCCATCGCCGTGATCGGCGACGGCGCGATGACTGCCGGCATGGCGTTCGAGGCAATGAACAACGCGGGCGTTGCCGACGACGTGCCGCTGCTTGTCATCCTCAACGACAATGACATGTCGATTTCGCCGCCGGTCGGCGCGCTGAACCGCCATCTCGCGCGTCTGATGTCGGGCCGCTTCTATGCCGCCGCGCGCGCAGGCGTGGAGCGCGTGCTGCGCGCCGCGCCGCCGGTGCTCGACCTCGCGCGCAAACTCGAAGAGCACGCGAAGGGCATGATCGTGCCGGCCACGCTTTTCGAAGAGTTCGGCTTCAACTACATCGGCCCGATCGACGGGCACGATCTCGATTCGCTCATTCCGACGCTGCAGAACATCAAGGAACTGCGCGGCCCGCAATTCCTGCACGTCGTCACGAAGAAAGGTCAGGGCTATAAGCTCGCGGAAGCCGACCCCGTGCTCTATCACGGTCCCGGCAAGTTCAATCCGGCCGAAGGCATCAAGCCCTCGACCGCACCGTCGAAGAAAACCTACACGCAGGTTTTCGGCGAATGGCTCTGCGACGCCGCCGCGCAGGATTCGCGCGTGGTCGGCATCACGCCGGCCATGCGCGAAGGCTCGGGCATGGTCGAGTTCGAGAAGCGCTTCCCGGACCGTTACTTCGATGTCGGCATCGCCGAGCAGCACGCCGTCACGTTCGCGGGCGGGCTGGCTGCGGACGGCATGAAGCCGGTCGTCGCTATCTATTCGACATTCCTGCAACGCGCCTACGACCAGTTGATTCACGACGTCGCGTTGCAGAATCTGCCGGTCGTTTTTGCAATCGACCGCGCGGGTCTCGTGGGCGCGGACGGCGCGACGCACGCGGGCAATTACGACCTCGCGTTCCTGCGCTGCATCCCGAACATGACGGTGATGGCCGCCTCCGACGAGAACGAATGCCGCCAGATGCTCTACACGGCGCTTCAGCAGCCGAACCCGACGGCCGTGCGCTATCCGCGCGGCGCGGGCGCGGGCGTCGCGACCGTCAAGCAGATGACTGCGATTCCGCTCGGCAAGGGCGAAATCCGCCGTCAGTCGTCACAGAAGATGGGTTCCGGCAAGCGCATCGCAATTCTGGCGTTCGGCACGATGGTCGCGCCGTCGCTGGCCGCAGCCGAAGAACTCGACGCGACCGTCGCGAACATGCGTTTCGTGAAGCCCGTCGACGCAGATTTGCTGCGCGAACTCGCCGCGACACACGACGCGCTCGTGACCGTCGAAGAAGGCACGATCATGGGCGGCGCGGGTTCCGCGTGCGTCGAGGCGCTGCTCGCGAGCGGCGTCGTCAAGCCGGTGCTGCAGCTCGGCTTGCCGGACGTGTTCATCGACCACGGCGATCCTGCCAAGCTGCTCGCGAGCGTCGGGCTCGATGCAGCCGGCATCGCGCGCTCCATTCGCGAGCGCTTCCTGTCCGCCGTCGAAGCGGCGGACAAGCTGACCAAACGCGTCGCCTGA